The segment GTGCGCGGCGATGCGACCGCTGGCGTCGACGAGGATGCACTCGGTCTTGGTGCCGCCGCCGTCGATGCCGATTTTGTAGGAAGGAGAGCCCACGGAGAAAAATTACGCGAGTTGGCGGCTCAGCCGGGACTTGTAGCGCTCGGCGAGCGCGCGGTTGTGTTCAATCGCGCCGGGAACGTTCTGGCTGCGCAGGATCGGCAGCGGATGACCGTTGGTCTTGAGCCACTCGATCACGGCGAGCATCAGCCAGTTCAGCAGCGAGCAGCCGATCAGCGTCGAGGTGGGACCCGCTTTGATGCCATCCTGCACCTCGACGATCGCGTCGCCCGGCACACCCGTGTTGTCGAGCACGTAGTCCGCGACCTCGTGCAGTTTCCGTCCATCCGGGTGCACCGTGGCGTAGGTGGTCGACATCGAGAGCGCGGTAAGACCGACGACGGTCAGGCCCTTCTTCTTCGCGTAGAGGGCGATCTCAATCGGGGAGGAGTTTTTGCCGGAGTTGGAAATGACGATGATCGTTTCACCAGACAGGAGCTGGTATTGGCGATCGTGGCGCTCGATGAGCCGGGTGCCGTAGCCGACGAGATTCTCCACGAAACCGGCGGTGGGATCCATGATGCCGTTGACGCAGACCAGCCCGCCGGCGCGGCCGATGATTTCGCGGGCGATCAGCTCGCTGTGGCCGCTGCCGAACGTGTGCAGCACGCCACCCTGCGCCACGGAGCGGCCGATGAGCGGCGCGAGCTTCGCGATCGTCGGCGCGTTGCTCGTCCAAGCGCGGGCGAGCATTTCGTTGGCGCGGGTGAAATAGTTTTCGGAGAGCGACATGAGGGAGGTTTCCGCTGCGCGAGAATCTAACAACAACCAGGTTTGGGGGAGCCAGAATCTTCCCAGCGACCATAGATGCCGCAGGGCAGGATCTTGCCATCCCGCTGAATTGGCAGCCCCACTTCGCCGGCGGAAATGGCGCCCGGCCGACCGTCGAACAGCTCCGCGAGCAGGTTGGCCACGACGGTGGGGGATAGGCGTGCGGTGTAGGCGTTAATCAGAAAAAACAGCGGCTGCTCGCTGAGGAGCGCGCGACACTCGAGCAGCAGCTCCCAAAGGTGATCTTCAAGCCGCCAGAGTTCGCCCGAACTGCCGCGGCCGTAGGTGGGCGGGTCCATGATGACCGCATCGTAACGGCGGCCGCGCTTCAGTTCACGGCGGGCGAATTTCAGGCAATCGTCGGTAATGTAGCGGATCGGCGCCGCCGCCAATCCGCTGAGCGCGGCGTTCTCGCGACACCACTTGACCATCCCCTCGGCGGCGTCGACGTGGCAGACGCTGGCGCCGGCCTTCGCGGCGGCCACGGAGGCGGCACCGGTGTAGCCGAACAGGTTCAGCACGGAAACTTCACGACCCGCCTTGCGCGCGGCGCGGACCTTTTCGCTAAACCAATCCCAATTGACGGCTTGCTCGGGAAACAAGCCGGTGTGCTTGAACGAGGTGGGGCGGATCTTGAAGGTGAGTCCGAGCGGCGCGTAGCCGATTTTCCAGTGATCCGGCAGCTCGCGGCGAAACTCCCAGCGGCCGCCGCCGGTGTCGCTGCGGTGGTAAAAGCCGTCCCAGTTCTCCCAGCGCGCGCCGGGCGCCACGCCGTGCCGCGGCCAGACGATTTGCGGGTCGGGCCGCACGAGGCTGAACGAGCCCCAGCGCTCCTGTTTCATCCCGTCGCCGCAGTCGAGCAGCTGATATTCCGCCCAACGATCAGCGACGATCAAGGCGGGGCGTTGGACGGGCGTGGACATCGATGTCGCGAGGCAATCCCGCGTCCGCGGCGTTGTCGAGCAGCGGGTGCAGGGAACCGGCGTAACCGTCTGCGGACAATGCTCAACCATTGAGTTATCGCCGCCCATGAAACCTTCCCTTCGTTTGCGCCGGATTCTGTCCGTTGCGGCCGCTTTCGGCCTGTTGCCCGCCGTCCTTTCCGCGGACGTCGTTGAAACCAAAAATGGTGCCCGCATCGTCGGCACCGTCGTGAAGATCGACGACGGAGCCGTGCTGGTGAAAACCGACTACGCGGGCGATCTCGCGATCAAGCAGAGTGAGGTGACGGGGATTACCACGGACCAGCCGGTGTCGGTGCGTCTCGCGAGCGGCACGGTGCTGAGCGGGACCGTCACGAGCGAGGGCAGCGCGCTGCGAATCACCGGCGCCGATGGCCAGCTGACCACGAGTGTCGACAAGGTCGCCGCCACGTGGCAGGCCGGGGACGAGGATCCGCAAACGGCCGCGCTTCGCCGGCACTGGACCTATGAGGCGGCAGTGGACATCACCGGCAAGACCGGCAACAAGGAGCAGATCGGCACGGCGGTGAGCGCGCGCGCGGTGCTGAAGACGCCGCAGGACACGCTGCAGTTCTACACCGCGTATGACCGGCAGGTAGCCGACGGCCAGAAAGCGGCCGATCAGTTCAAGGCGGGCGTCGATTACCAGAACAATTTCGCCGGGCGCAAATCGTGGTATGTGCGCGACGAAGGCGGATTCGATCGCGTGAAGGACATCGATCTCTACAACATCGCCGCGTTCGGCCTGGGCTACGATTTCATCAAGGAGCCGAAGCACACGCTGACAGGTCGCGCGGGTATTTCCTACCGGTATGAAGGCTATGGCGACCCGGTGGCAGAGGACGTCAGCAGCGCCGGTCTCGATCTCGGCGTCAATCACGAGTGGGAGTTCACGAATTCCAAGCTGGTGAACCGGGTGGCCTTCGTGCCGACGTTCGAGGATTTCGGCAACTACCGGCTGACGCACGAGTCCTTCTACGAAATCCCGCTGGCCGCGCCGGAGTGGAAGCTGCGGATCGGCGTCAGCAACGATTACAACAGCCAGCCGGGCCCCGGCGTGGAGCGGCTCGACACCGCATATTTCACCCGGCTGGTGCTGAACTGGCAGTGAGGCGGTCTCACGCCGCCCGCTGCAGCGGCGGGCGGCTGGTAGCACTTTGAGGGAGAAGCCGGCAAAGGTACGGCACCTCCCTGGCGGCAGCGAAATGCCACCCGACCCGCGAGCTGTTCGGGTAGGCTCACCTCCGGCGCGACCAGCAACGATGCGTTTTCCGCTTTGAACACGGGGCTGCGGTGGCGCATTCGTGACGCGTGCCCTCCCCTGCCGATTTTGCCCGACTGGCGCGCGAGTTTGCCGGCGAACTGCACACCGGCCGGACGATGCGGCTGCTCTACGCGACGGACGCATCGGAGTATCAGGAACTGCCGGCGGCAGTGGCGTTGCCGCGGACCGACGCGGATGTGCGCGCGCTCGTCCGTTTTGCGAACGAGCATCGGCTCGGGCTGATCCCGCGCGCAGCGGGCACGTCACTCGCGGGCCAGGTGGTGGGCAGCGGCATCGTTGTCGACCTCGGCCGGCACTTTAGCCGGATCGTCGCGATCGACGCCGCGGGGCGGCGTGCGCGGGTGCAGCCGGGCGTCGTGCGCAACGAATTGAATCTCGCGCTCCATCCGCACGGGCTGCTGTTCGGTCCCGAGACCTCGACGGCGAGCCGCGCGATGATCGGCGGCATGGTCGGCAACAACTCCTGCGGCTCCAACTCGCTCGTCTACGGTTCGGTCCGCGATCACCTCGTGAGCGCGCGGGGATTTCTGAGCGATGGCAGCGAGGTGACGTTCGGTCCGCTCACCCCGGTCGAGTTTGCGGCGAAATGCGCCGCGCCCGACTCGCTCGAAACGCGGATCTACCGTCGCGTGGGGGAACTCCTCGGTAGGGCGAAAAACCGCCGGCTGATTCGGGAGCATTTTCCAAAGGCGGAAGTGGTGCGGCGCAATACCGGTTACGCGCTGGATGCGCTGGCGGACTGCGCGGTGTTCGATCCGGCGTCGCCGCGGCCGTTCAACCTGTGCCGGCTGCTCGCGGGGTCCGAGGGCACGCTGTTTCTCGGCGTGGAGTTCGAGCTGGATTGCGATCCGCTGCCGCCGCCCGGTGCGCTGATGTGCGCGCACTTTGCGAGCGTGCAGGAAGCGTTGCGGGCGATGTTGCATGCGTTGCGGCACCGGCCGAGCGCGGCGGAGCTCATCGACCGTCACGTGCTCGAGTGCACGAAGGAAAATCTCGAGCAGGCACGCAACCGCTTCTTCGTGCAGGGTGACCCCGGCGCGATCCTCGTCGTGGAAATCCGGCGCGACACGCGCGCGGACATCGAAGCGGAGCTGGCGGGGTTGGAAAGTGAGCTGTGCGCGGCGGGGCTCGGCTACGCGTTTCCCGTGCTATGGGGTGACGACGTGCAGCGAGTCTGGGAGCTGCGGCGCGCCGGACAGGGCATCATGAGCAACGTCGCCGGCGACGCCAAGCCGCGCGAGAACGTCGAGGACACGGCCGTGGCGCCGGCCGATCTGCCGGACTATCTGCGTGAGTTCGACGAGTTGCTGCGCGGGAAGTATGGACTCGACTGTGTTTACTACGGGCACGCTGGCGCAGGCGAGGTACACACGCGGCCGCTGTTCAACCTGAAGACGCCGGAGGGCGTGAAGCTTTTCCGCAGCGTGGCGGCGGACGTGGCGGCGCTGGTGAAGAAGTATCGTGGCTCGCTTAGCGGCGAGCACGGCGACGGCCGGTTGCGTGGGGAATTCGTGCGGTTCATGGTCGGCGACGACTGCTATGCGCTGATGCGCGAAGTGAAGGCGGTGTTCGATCCCGCGGGCGTGCTGAACCCGGGCAAGATCATCGATGCGCCGCCGATGGACACGTCGCTGCGCCACGGCCCCGGCGAGCCGGCGCCAGAGTATGAAACGATCTTCGACTTCAGCGCCGCGGGCGGCGTGCTGCGCGCGGCGGAGAAATGCAACGGCTCGGCCGATTGCCGGAAGTCGCACCTGATGGGCGGCACGATGTGTCCCAGCTACATGGCGACGCGCAACGAACGCGATACGACCCGGGCGCGCGCGAATATGCTACGGCACATGCTTACGCATCCGCGCGATCCAGCGCAGCCGTGGGACAGCGACGAGATTGCCGAGGTGATGGAGCTCTGCATTTCCTGCAAGGGCTGCAAATCGGAGTGCCCGTCAAACGTGGACCTCACGCGGTTGAAGGCGGAGTGGCAGCAACACTACCACGATGCGCGGGGCGTGAAGTGGCGAACGCGGCTCGTCGCGAATTTTTCCCGGATCATGCGGCTGGCGGCGTTCGCGCCGGGATTGCACAACACGCTTGTGACGCAGCCGGTGCTCAGTCGCTGGCTCAAGCGATTGGTCGGCTTTGCGCCGGAGCGCAGCCTCCCCGAGCTGCCGCCGATGACGCTGCGGCACTGGTATGCGCGGAATCTCCCTCATCCTTCCGAGGATCGACGACGTGAGTCGTCCGCTACTTCGCCCGCGCTCGAACGAAAAAGTGTAACAGGTGTCACAAAGTTTCGCGGGGTCGAGGCGAGGCGAAGCGTGGGTGGTTCCGGGCGGCGGGTTTGGCTGTTTTGCGACGAGTTCACGAATTACCAGGACGCGGCGATCGGAATAAAGGCCGTGCAGGTGCTGCGTCGGCTCGGCTACGAAGTCGTCATCCCCGATCACGTGGACAGCGGGCGCGCGCAGTTTTCAAAGGGCTTCGTCCGCGCGGCGCGCCAGCTGGCGATCCGCAACGTCGAGCTTCTCGCGCCGCTCGTGAGCGCCGACAGCCCGCTGATCGGGATCGAGCCGTCAGCCATCCTCGGTTTTCGCGACGAGTATCCGGACCTCGTGCCGGCGGCGCTGCGCGAGGCGGCAAAGCGACTGGCGCGGCATGCGTTGCTCTTCGAGGAGTTCATCGCGCGCGAGGCCGAGGCGGGCCGGATTGCGTGCGAGGCGTTCACCACCGCGGCGCGCACGGTCCTGCTGCACGTGCACTGTCATCAAAAGGCGCTTTCGTCCCTCACGCCGGCGATGGCTGCGCTGCAGTTGCCGGCGAACTATCGCGTGCGGACGATTCCGTCCGGCTGTTGCGGCATGGCGGGCGCGTTCGGTTATGAGCAGGAACACTTCGCGCTCTCGCAGCAGATCGGCGAGCTCGTGCTGTTTCCCGCGGTGCGCGCCGCCGCGTCCGACACGATCATCGCGGCCGCCGGCACGAGCTGCCGGCATCAAATCCGGGATGGCACCGGGCGCCACGCGCTGCACCCGGCGGAAATCCTCTTCGACGCGCTGGCCTGAGCGCAGACAAAGGGCGCAGCAGGCTGCGCCCCGATGACTCCGTGGCGGCCGGGCCGCTGCACGCGCGCGCTACGCTTCGATGCGGCGGCAAGGCGTGGGTTCCTCGTCGGCCTTGCCTTCGTAGGCGTGCACCGAGCACGCCGAGTCGCTCCAGAGCGGCAGGTTGTGGCGCCGCCATTCACGTGTCTCCGTAATGTCGCGACACACCTCCGCGTCGGCGCAGGCGAGCATGAGGCGGTTGAGGGCGGCATAGGCGATGTCTTCAGCCGAAACTTTCAACGAGCTGGCAAACCGATCCACGGCATCGCGCTCCGCCTGTTCCAGATGTAGTTTGATCGCGCTCATAAAATCCTCCTTTCGGAAGGGGGTTCGGGGTTACCTCAAAGGTATCGGTCCGCTCCGCTCGGACAAGAGGTGAAACCTCGGTAAATGCCGGGCCCGACGCGCTGCGGCGGCTTTATGACACAAAGTCGGCGCGAGGCACAGGCGAGTCGGCGATGCGACCGCTGCCGGTCGCGGCGGGGTCAGGAGACCCCGCCCAACCAGCGAGCAGATGCGGTGCGGATCAGGACGCCGCGGGTGGCGGCGGATTTTCCGGCGGCGTTGCGGGAGAATTCTTCTGCGCGGCTTCGGCCGCCTTGAGGTCGGCGAGTTGGAGCGGATGCTCCTCGAGCAGCTCCTCCTCGGACATCCGGCCGGTGAGCCAGGCGAGGTTCATCGGATAAACGTCCGGGTTGAAGATCACGAAGTAGAAATGCCAGACAATGATCGCCAGCGTCGCGAGGATCGCCTCGTAGAAGTGAATCGCGCGCGAGACGTCGAAGCCGAGCTTGGTGATCAGGCCCATCGAAGTGTTATCGAACCACAGGATCATGCCGGTCACGCCCATCAGCAGGGTGCCCCAGACGAGCGCCCAATACTCGGCTTTCTCGATGTAGCTGAACCGTGGGAACTCCGGCTTCGTCGGGCTTAGTCCGAGATTGTAGCGCAGCACCTTCCAGGGATCGGTGACGTCGCGCCAGCGCGGCAGCAGATCGCGGAGGAGCGAACGGCCCGCGGGCGACAACGCGAGATAACCCACGTGCCACACGCCGGCGACCAGCATCACCACGCCGGCGATCCGATGAATCAGGCTGCGCCACTCGAAGGCGCGCGCGCTGAGGTTGCGGATGCCCACGACCCACCACGCTTCGGGATAGCGCAGCATGAAGCCGGTGACCACCAGCAGGACGAAGCTGATGACGAGCGCGCCGTGCTGAAACCGTTCGTGGGCCGTCATGCGCAGATAGAGCCGGTGCGCGACGTGCTCGGGCTCGATGAGCCCTTTCTGGATCGCGAGCTTGCGCCGGATCTTTTTGAAGAAGTCGAGCAGGTTGTGCAGCGCCATGCCGCCGACGATCAGCACGATCATCCACACGTAGATGGTTGCGACCCAGTAGAGCACGCGGGCGTTAGCGTCGTTCGCATCGGCGGTCTGGGGACTGACGTGCACGGCGCCGACGGCGAAGCGCTTGTTTGCGCCGGGGTGACACTCGCCGCAGGTGCGCGCGAGATTGGACTTGTGAATCGTCGAGGTCGGATCGAGCGAGGACTTGATCGCGTGCGCGCTGTGACAGCTGGCACAGTTCACCACCTCGACGGCGCCACCACGCGCAGCCAAGCCGTGGTAACTGTCGGAGAACGTCTGGAAGGTTTGGGACGAGAGCCCGTATTTCTGCGTGAGCCGGAGTGAGTCATGGCAGCTGGCGCAGACCTGCTGGGCGACATTGCTCGCGTGCACCGGCGAGGTCGGATCCTTGTGGCCGCGGATGTCGTGTTCGCCATGGCAGTCGGTGCAGACGGCGGAGTCGGCGTTGCCCTTGCGCAAGGCGGCGGCGTGCACGCTCGAATCGAAATCGCGCGCCTGCTCCTCGTGGCACTTGGCGCAGGTGGCCGACTGGTGCTGTTTGTTCATCCGCGCGCCGGTAGTGATCGCGCGATTCATCTCGTGCGCGCCGTGGCAGTCGACGCAGGTGGCGGCTTCCTGTTTGCCAGCGTGGAGCGCGGCACCGTGCACGCTCTGGTCGAAGGACGCCACGAACTTCGTCTGCCGGAGCACCTGGCTGGCGACATCGGGTTTCTCGACGTGGCACGATTCGCAGAGCTTGGCTTGGGCGAGTTTTTGTTCCGCGATGGATGCCGGTTCCTTCGCGGCGATCAGCGGATCCTTGTGGCAAGTGAGACAGTTGAGCGGCGGGTTGGCGTTGCCGGCGGGCCGGGCGTGCGCCGAGGCGACGAAGTGGTCGCGGGCCTGCGCGTGGCACTGACCGCAGCCTTCGGTCAGCCGGGGCTTCGACATCGCGAAGTCGCGCGACTTCACGCGCTGCACCTCGTGCGTGCCGTGGCATTCCGTGCACGACGTGTCCTTGCCCTCGGGGCGCGGGTCCAGCTGCAGCCGCGAGTGAAACTTGTGCTTCGGCGCGGTATCGTCGTGGCAGGAGAAGCAATCCACCGCGACGCGCTGCTTGCGATGCGGTGAGGCCTCGCCGTCGATGCCCTCGTGGCAGTCGACGCATTCGAGCGAACCGTGGACCGAGGCGCCGACTTTGTCCGCGGAAACAAAGAGGGAAACCTTGGTGCCGTCGGGCCGGCGTTCGGTGAGCGTTTCGTCGGAGTGGCACTCGAGGCAGCTGGCGCTCGACTGCGGGGCGGGTTCGTCCGCGGCCGCAAGCCGGCCGGTACCGCCCGCGAGAGCGAGCGTGAGGCCGAAGGCGAGACGAAATGCAGCAGTCTTGGGCAGAGCCGCTGCGCCGCGGGGGTAGACGGCAGCTGGCGCCCGATCAGGGGATGATCGAACCATGCTGGGATTCTTCGGGCGACCGCAAAGGGAGTAAAGGGCGTCGCTCGAAAGGGCTCCGCAAATAACCGCCGGTTATCCATTGGATAATGGGCCATGCTGTCGCGGGGTGGACCGTCGGGTTTTTCTTGCGCGCGTTTGCGGCGGGCGCGGGTGCCTAACCTGCTGCAGTAGCGCAAGCCGCGAGGGTCGCGCCCTTGCTTTCACGCCGGGCGCTGCGCACAGTGGCGCCATGCGAGAGTTTGCCGGTCAATTTCTTCAAGCCTTCATCCCCTTGTTCGTCGCCATCGATCCGATCGGGTTGGCGGCGATCTTTCTCGCGCTGGGCACGGGCGTTCCGCTGGAACAGCGGCGGCGGATCGCGCGGCAGGCGGCCTGGACCGGTGGCGGCGTGGCGCTGCTGTTCCTGTTGCTGGGGCAGACGATTTTCGGCGCGCTGGGCATCACCGCGAGCGACTTCCAAATCGCGGGTGGTCTGATCCTATTCATCATCGCGGCGCGCGACATCATGCATTCGGCGGCCGAGGCGCCGGCGAAGCTCGCTGACGATTTCGGCGTGGTGCCGCTCGGGATGCCGCTGATCGCCGGTCCGGCGTCGATTACCACGCTGATCCTGCTGGCGCAGACGGTCGGCGTGTGGATTTCGCTGGCGGCGCTGGCGGTGAATCTCGTGCTGATCGTGCTGGCGTTCGCTTACAGCGACAAGCTGGGCCGGCTGATCGGCGCGACCGGGATGCGGGCGATTTCGAAAATCATCTCGCTCCTGCTCGCCGCGATCGCGGTGAACATGATCCGGCAGGGCGTGGCGTAGCCGGCGCCACGCTGCGGTCCCTCACGATGGTTCGGCACGCCTGCACGCGTTGACGGCAACGCATGCCACCCGCTGATGGTGCGATCAGCCGGCGAAATTCGTCAGCAGATCGGCGTAAATCTTGGCGGTGTTCAGCAAGTCGCGCACCGACGCGCGCTCGTCGACCGCGTGATAGTTCTTGCCACCGGGTCCGTAGCCGATCGTCGGGATCTTCAGGTGATGCACAAAAAAGTGCATGTCGTTGAATCCGGTGGAAACGTGAAACGAGGGTTCCTCCTGGCGCACGCGGCCGACACTGTGGGCCATCGCCGCGAAGAACGGGTGCCTGGGCGAGGTGAAGCACGCGAAGTTCTCCGAGACCTTGGCGATGCTGATTCGGCACTGCGGGATTTTGCGCGCGGCCGCGGCAAGGAACGCCCGCAACTCGCGCTCGGCTTTCGCGTGATCCTCGGTAGCGAGCACCCGCCGGTCGATCGAGAACCGCGCCTCGGCGGGCACGGTGTTGATCTTCCCGCCCGGACCGGCGGAGAAGACGCCACCCACGTTGATCGTCGCGCGCATCATCCGCCCCTCCGGCGTGACGAACGTGCGGCGGGCGAGCGTGCGTTTGTAGGATTCGAGGGCGAGCACCAGCGCAGACATTTTCTCGAACGCGTTGATGCCATCCTCGGGTTGCGAGCCGTGCGCGGCGCGGCCCTGGACGGTGACCTCGAGCCAGACCACGCCGTTGTGGCCGCAGCCGATGTGGCCGCCTTCCCCACCCTCCATCACGATCGCGTAATCGGGCTTGATCGGTGCGTGGCGCACCAGCCAGCCGGCGCCGAGCTCGGAATCGGTTTCCTCGTCGGCGGTGAAGGACACCTCCACATTCATTGCGGGCCGAGTGCCCGTCGCCCGCAGCGCGCGCAACGCGAGCAGCAAGCTGGCCATCGAACCTTTCATGTCCGATGTGCCGCGGCCATAAATCCAACCGCGCTCAACCTTCCCGCTGAACGGATCGCCGTGCCGCCACGCGCCCGAGACGGGCACGACATCGTAGTGCGCGTTGAAATGGAGTGTCTTCCGCGCGCCGGGCGTGCGCAGCTTGCCGAGTACGTTGAACCGCGGAAATGAGTGCTGCTCCGGTGGCAGGAACCGGCGCATCAACGCCGGCGGAACCCGGAACCGGCGCGCGGTCAGCCCGGCGGCGTCGAGCTCGGCCGTGAGCAGTGCGGTGATCGTGTCATAGTTTTCCCCGGGTGGATTGACCGTGCGGACGGCCACCAGCCGGCGCAGCGTTGCAAGCAACCGCTCGCTCTGCTGATCGATGTAGGTGGAAAGGGCCATGTGTTGGAACAACGGATAACGCCCCGGCGATGCAGGACAAAGCTAAACGGTCCGCCGGCGTGGTCACCCGTGGCGGCGACAGTTGACTTTTGACACCCGCGCGCGCGCGGCCCATGGTCGCGGCACACATGTCCCTGGCTGATTTGCGCAAAGACTACTGTCTCGCCGGCCTCGCCGAGAAGGATCTCTCGCGCGATCCGTTCCGGCAGTTTGAGAAATGGTTCCAGGAGGCGGAGGCGGCGAAAACCATTGAACCGAACGCGATGACCCTGTGCACCGCGACGCGCGAGGGCCGGCCGTCGGCGCGCACGGTGTTGCTCAAGGGCGTGGACGGCCGCGGATTCGTTTTCTTCACCAACTACAGCAGTCGCAAGGGCCGCGAGCTCGAGCTGAGCCCGTACGTGAGCCTCGTCTTTCCGTGGCTGGCGCTGGAGCGGCAGGTGATCGTCGAAGGCACCGCGACGAAAGTATCGCGCGAAGAATCGGAGGCGTATTTTCACAGCCGGCCGCTGCCGAGCCAGTTGTCAGCCTGGGCGTCGCCACAAAGTTCGATCGTCTCGGGGCGGCGGGCCCTCGACGAGGCGATGAAGGAGGTCGAGCGAAAATACGCCGGCCAAGTCGTGCCAGTGCCGCCGCATTGGGGCGGTTACCGCGTGAATCCCGAGACGGTGGAATTCTGGCAGGGGCGGCGCAGTCGCTTGCATGACCGCCTGCGTTATCGGCGCGAGAGCGACGGTGGCTGGGTGATCGAACGGCTGGCGCCGTGAAGACCGCGCGGCGCAAGCGGGCCCCCGCGGCCAAACCCGTCCCGCAAGCATTGCTCGCGGCCGCGCTCGCCGCGCAGACCGACGGCGTGGTGCTGTCGCGCATCTGTGCGCCGCCCGTCCGGCTGAAGATTCTCTTCGCCAACGATGCGTTCTGCACCATGACGGGCCGCACCCGAGCGGAGTTGGGA is part of the Opitutus terrae PB90-1 genome and harbors:
- a CDS encoding sugar isomerase domain-containing protein; translated protein: MSLSENYFTRANEMLARAWTSNAPTIAKLAPLIGRSVAQGGVLHTFGSGHSELIAREIIGRAGGLVCVNGIMDPTAGFVENLVGYGTRLIERHDRQYQLLSGETIIVISNSGKNSSPIEIALYAKKKGLTVVGLTALSMSTTYATVHPDGRKLHEVADYVLDNTGVPGDAIVEVQDGIKAGPTSTLIGCSLLNWLMLAVIEWLKTNGHPLPILRSQNVPGAIEHNRALAERYKSRLSRQLA
- a CDS encoding class I SAM-dependent methyltransferase gives rise to the protein MSTPVQRPALIVADRWAEYQLLDCGDGMKQERWGSFSLVRPDPQIVWPRHGVAPGARWENWDGFYHRSDTGGGRWEFRRELPDHWKIGYAPLGLTFKIRPTSFKHTGLFPEQAVNWDWFSEKVRAARKAGREVSVLNLFGYTGAASVAAAKAGASVCHVDAAEGMVKWCRENAALSGLAAAPIRYITDDCLKFARRELKRGRRYDAVIMDPPTYGRGSSGELWRLEDHLWELLLECRALLSEQPLFFLINAYTARLSPTVVANLLAELFDGRPGAISAGEVGLPIQRDGKILPCGIYGRWEDSGSPKPGCC
- a CDS encoding DUF481 domain-containing protein translates to MKPSLRLRRILSVAAAFGLLPAVLSADVVETKNGARIVGTVVKIDDGAVLVKTDYAGDLAIKQSEVTGITTDQPVSVRLASGTVLSGTVTSEGSALRITGADGQLTTSVDKVAATWQAGDEDPQTAALRRHWTYEAAVDITGKTGNKEQIGTAVSARAVLKTPQDTLQFYTAYDRQVADGQKAADQFKAGVDYQNNFAGRKSWYVRDEGGFDRVKDIDLYNIAAFGLGYDFIKEPKHTLTGRAGISYRYEGYGDPVAEDVSSAGLDLGVNHEWEFTNSKLVNRVAFVPTFEDFGNYRLTHESFYEIPLAAPEWKLRIGVSNDYNSQPGPGVERLDTAYFTRLVLNWQ
- a CDS encoding FAD-binding and (Fe-S)-binding domain-containing protein, giving the protein MPSPADFARLAREFAGELHTGRTMRLLYATDASEYQELPAAVALPRTDADVRALVRFANEHRLGLIPRAAGTSLAGQVVGSGIVVDLGRHFSRIVAIDAAGRRARVQPGVVRNELNLALHPHGLLFGPETSTASRAMIGGMVGNNSCGSNSLVYGSVRDHLVSARGFLSDGSEVTFGPLTPVEFAAKCAAPDSLETRIYRRVGELLGRAKNRRLIREHFPKAEVVRRNTGYALDALADCAVFDPASPRPFNLCRLLAGSEGTLFLGVEFELDCDPLPPPGALMCAHFASVQEALRAMLHALRHRPSAAELIDRHVLECTKENLEQARNRFFVQGDPGAILVVEIRRDTRADIEAELAGLESELCAAGLGYAFPVLWGDDVQRVWELRRAGQGIMSNVAGDAKPRENVEDTAVAPADLPDYLREFDELLRGKYGLDCVYYGHAGAGEVHTRPLFNLKTPEGVKLFRSVAADVAALVKKYRGSLSGEHGDGRLRGEFVRFMVGDDCYALMREVKAVFDPAGVLNPGKIIDAPPMDTSLRHGPGEPAPEYETIFDFSAAGGVLRAAEKCNGSADCRKSHLMGGTMCPSYMATRNERDTTRARANMLRHMLTHPRDPAQPWDSDEIAEVMELCISCKGCKSECPSNVDLTRLKAEWQQHYHDARGVKWRTRLVANFSRIMRLAAFAPGLHNTLVTQPVLSRWLKRLVGFAPERSLPELPPMTLRHWYARNLPHPSEDRRRESSATSPALERKSVTGVTKFRGVEARRSVGGSGRRVWLFCDEFTNYQDAAIGIKAVQVLRRLGYEVVIPDHVDSGRAQFSKGFVRAARQLAIRNVELLAPLVSADSPLIGIEPSAILGFRDEYPDLVPAALREAAKRLARHALLFEEFIAREAEAGRIACEAFTTAARTVLLHVHCHQKALSSLTPAMAALQLPANYRVRTIPSGCCGMAGAFGYEQEHFALSQQIGELVLFPAVRAAASDTIIAAAGTSCRHQIRDGTGRHALHPAEILFDALA
- a CDS encoding cytochrome b/b6 domain-containing protein; translation: MVRSSPDRAPAAVYPRGAAALPKTAAFRLAFGLTLALAGGTGRLAAADEPAPQSSASCLECHSDETLTERRPDGTKVSLFVSADKVGASVHGSLECVDCHEGIDGEASPHRKQRVAVDCFSCHDDTAPKHKFHSRLQLDPRPEGKDTSCTECHGTHEVQRVKSRDFAMSKPRLTEGCGQCHAQARDHFVASAHARPAGNANPPLNCLTCHKDPLIAAKEPASIAEQKLAQAKLCESCHVEKPDVASQVLRQTKFVASFDQSVHGAALHAGKQEAATCVDCHGAHEMNRAITTGARMNKQHQSATCAKCHEEQARDFDSSVHAAALRKGNADSAVCTDCHGEHDIRGHKDPTSPVHASNVAQQVCASCHDSLRLTQKYGLSSQTFQTFSDSYHGLAARGGAVEVVNCASCHSAHAIKSSLDPTSTIHKSNLARTCGECHPGANKRFAVGAVHVSPQTADANDANARVLYWVATIYVWMIVLIVGGMALHNLLDFFKKIRRKLAIQKGLIEPEHVAHRLYLRMTAHERFQHGALVISFVLLVVTGFMLRYPEAWWVVGIRNLSARAFEWRSLIHRIAGVVMLVAGVWHVGYLALSPAGRSLLRDLLPRWRDVTDPWKVLRYNLGLSPTKPEFPRFSYIEKAEYWALVWGTLLMGVTGMILWFDNTSMGLITKLGFDVSRAIHFYEAILATLAIIVWHFYFVIFNPDVYPMNLAWLTGRMSEEELLEEHPLQLADLKAAEAAQKNSPATPPENPPPPAAS
- a CDS encoding MarC family protein, with the translated sequence MREFAGQFLQAFIPLFVAIDPIGLAAIFLALGTGVPLEQRRRIARQAAWTGGGVALLFLLLGQTIFGALGITASDFQIAGGLILFIIAARDIMHSAAEAPAKLADDFGVVPLGMPLIAGPASITTLILLAQTVGVWISLAALAVNLVLIVLAFAYSDKLGRLIGATGMRAISKIISLLLAAIAVNMIRQGVA
- a CDS encoding M20 family metallopeptidase, whose product is MALSTYIDQQSERLLATLRRLVAVRTVNPPGENYDTITALLTAELDAAGLTARRFRVPPALMRRFLPPEQHSFPRFNVLGKLRTPGARKTLHFNAHYDVVPVSGAWRHGDPFSGKVERGWIYGRGTSDMKGSMASLLLALRALRATGTRPAMNVEVSFTADEETDSELGAGWLVRHAPIKPDYAIVMEGGEGGHIGCGHNGVVWLEVTVQGRAAHGSQPEDGINAFEKMSALVLALESYKRTLARRTFVTPEGRMMRATINVGGVFSAGPGGKINTVPAEARFSIDRRVLATEDHAKAERELRAFLAAAARKIPQCRISIAKVSENFACFTSPRHPFFAAMAHSVGRVRQEEPSFHVSTGFNDMHFFVHHLKIPTIGYGPGGKNYHAVDERASVRDLLNTAKIYADLLTNFAG